The Macadamia integrifolia cultivar HAES 741 chromosome 3, SCU_Mint_v3, whole genome shotgun sequence genome segment GGAAAGAACACACAGTACCAGACTCAACCACAAGTTCCACTGTTTATCACACAGAACTCTTTTAAGGGATTAGCTAACCATTTCCTCATTGCAAAAAGATAGATGAATATAAACATTTTAGAGTTCTACAAGCCTTTTCAAACCAGAAAAATCACCTCATTAAAGCTCGAACCCGGGGAACTTGGAGCTCTCAGGCGAGACCATATCAAACCAGAGGCAAGCTGTTCCAGCAAGCCCTTCAAAGAGGGAATAGGCATGGTCAGCTCCATAGAGATGGTCAGCTGTTACAAGTTTACTTGCATTGTGGTACAAGAAGCTAGAAAATGCCTTGGCTCTCTCTTCATAGATGCTCTCTCCTGTTAAACGATAGAGTGAGAGGAATGCATATGCATTGCCACTAACTCCATCTGCTAACCCAACCTTTCTAACCAACCCACTTTTCCACACCACTTCCCCTGCTTCTATTGCAGCATCTCGGAACTCTCTATCGCTAGagaaaacctacaaaaatagAACATGATTGTAATACATCAATAGAATAGTCTTGTTCTCAAAGCTTTAGAATCTATCCACAACACATGTTATATGGTCTTGCATTTGGAATTTTGCATCTCCTCTGAGCCTTTATGATACTATCAGATCACACCCCTTCATGGTTGGTGCAAAACTTTGGAAAAAAACATTACTAttgatcaaaagaaaattaaaactcATAAGGATCAATCATCAAATTGAATGTCCAAATGCAGATCTTCTAGGGAGTAATCAAGGGATACCCCTCTGTAAACCTGCTGCACTCAAGTATCgtatgccttttttttcttctttttattattattattattattattttttttaacaacgAGTATTATTTTCGCCaatccatattgaccccacaactgcatgaaccAGGTCATGCTGGGgttaaatgagaatcattcaactttcactgaaaacagtgaagagcactaaacacccccatgtgagtggccgcaaagaggtaagaagagtcgaactcagaaccacacactttctgaggcaaaggtcccttgccaactcggcccCAAGGAAGAAGTATTATATGTCCTTGCCACACCATTACCCTAGAAGATTAGTCTTAAAGCTGTTCTACCTTATGCATATAAATTGAACTATAATTGTACTGATATAGGTACTAACCTGTGCTGCTTTGCATAGAGTAATGGCGATGCCAGTGGCACCATGTGACCATTGCACTAACTTGTCCCTTGGATTCCCTTCACTTGAAGGGTAATTACCACTATGTGGTGACCTGTTTCTCATCATATATCTAAGCGTCCCCTTAACATCTTCGGCATCTTCTGAGGAGAGAGGGAAGTGGAGTAGGACCTGCAGGATTCCAGCAAGACCATGGGCCGCACCCCAGTACCTTGTCCCATGCCACCTGAACATCAATGGGCAGGCCGTAGTGTCGGATGCTCCGGCCCTACCCCCTGCCAATACAGCTTCTACCACTGGCATTAGAAGGTCCATGGGTAGTGTCTCTTGTCCAAAATGCACGTTTATGAATAACGCTGCCCATAGGAATCCAGCTCGACCATGAAGAAGCTCATAAGGCATCCCAAACCCACCTTCATCAGGTCCACTTGGAAGTGCTCTCTCTTGTGCCACCTGAACATTGGTGCCCATATCATTGAGACATGAGAATGAATATTATTAAGCAGTGGAATAATAATATTATCAGTACTTCATTTctttaattcaaaattttaattatgatcCGAGTTGAGCGTGAATTGCAcccaaaaacgaaaaaaaaaaaaaaaaagttgaacgtgaaaaaaattacacaacaGATGAAATAGACATATGATTCTCTActtttggttgggtttatactTGTGACATCAATAGATGAGGACCATCCACGTACAGAATTAGGGGCTATAAGAGGAAAAAAGCAGCTAAAGATGGCATTTCTTTGCGGGTTTTTTGAGAAGAAATTTCAGAATTCTAGAATAAGCCGATGGAAATTGGTTGAAGTGTCATTAGCAATATGATTTATCTCATGGGCAAGATTAATACCACAAAAATGGGAAGATGGAGTCACTCAACGTGTTAGGGCTCCAAATAAAGATTCAAAAAATTGGgttcatattttcttcaaacTTAGCGTTTGGTGGAAGGGATCTAATGTGTGGACATCCAAATGGAAGATCCATGTATTGCCCTATCAAGGATAAAAAGCACATGTTGGTATCATCTTTTGTGGCTCTCAATTTCATTTTACACAATATCATAGATAGGATCCACATAACATCTTCTAACCATTGCTGTGTTTGTGCTCTCTAGGATAAAAAGCACATGTTGGTATCATATTTTGTGGCACTCAATTTCATTCCACACAATATCATAGATAGGACCCACATAACATCCTATAACCACTGCTCATGCGGAAAGTCATATGACCAAGACCTTGACATTCGACCTAATATACAGCAAGGTTTGCAACGTTTAAGAACTCAAAATCGAACAGAGAATTAATTTCCATTGATTTCGATTTGAATTAGATCAAAAGTGGTCGGAATTGATCTAGAATCAGTCGACGCCTTAAGAATTCAAATGGAAAAAACGAAGCAAAGATTTTCATAGATTTATGTTCTTTTGAAAGCTTCTATTCAAAATATTTGTATATCTCAGTGCAAGAGATAACTTTAATTGACTTTATGCTATTCTATTAaccaaaaagaaatatatatatatatatatatatgatcaaAAGTAAAGTAAGGTAATAACatttaattgattttatattatttttattattaaaaaacgTAATATagtcaaattttaaaattaaattactATAGGATCGACATTAATCAGAATCCAGAACGGTCCAATTTGCTAATTCTGGAATCATGATATACAGGCTGGAATCCCAACGCCAGCCAAGATAAAAACCAGGCTAATGCTTTTGCCTACTTTTGGACTGTTTGTTAGCGAATCATGCCATATGGATATAATAATATGTGGGGTCTTGCTAACAGTGAGAGCCATTAAGGGTGGGCAAACCTTCCCCCCTAAAGCCTAGACAAAATATCGGGGAAGGTGTGGAAGGGGGTCATCATAATTGGTAGGTTTGGCAATAGTACACTGTCAACGTCCCTTTTGCAGTTCTGCttgttgtgagagagagagagagagagagagagggagagaggggggaCGGGGGAATATGTCATACCACGTCCGTTAACATGGGTTTCTTTATTATCCTCTCAAGTGTAAGAAAAGATGCTCTACGTTCCAAGTGTGTGGATCTAACGTGGATGATTCCGTTATCCACACGTTGTCTATTGATGTGGCAAGTGAATTCCCTACACAATAGTGTTGCTTTCTGACCCCTCCACCCAAAAATCATGAAATTTCCATCCTCCAACCAATCACAGTGTAGCTCAAATAACGCTAGGTTGGTTCACTGGTTGAACTCGTATACCCATAAAGGTTAAAATGCATATGCTGTTCAAATCCGTTAACTATCTCACGGGCAAGAGCGCGCTACTTACTGAGGTAGGTACATGCCAGTGTGCGCAAACAATGGAAAATTACATACAAACATCTTCAGGGTGGGATAGTATAGTCTTTTCGCACCCACTGTGTCCATGCACATTGGCTcaccttctttcttccttccttatCTAAAACGTATGTTTGTTTCTAtgtcaaaaaatgaaattttaacaTAAAATATGGGGGTGAAAAATGTATTGATAATGTAAAATTTTTAcataaaaattttcatgtaaaatATCATACATATTATTGTCATAAACAATAAGCAATTATCCTAAAAGCATCTAACTTAGAAAACAATTAAGCAacgatgataataataataataataataataataataataataatataataataataattattattattattattattataatgcCAGTAACAGAAATGGTCATGATAGTAGAGTGATAAGAGAGTAAAGTACCTCAAGGAAAAGGTTCACAAAATAATCGCGCCTCTGAGGGTCACCTCTGTAATTTGCAACAACAGCTCCCAGTGCGTAAACTCCACCTCTCCCGCATAAAAACGTAGGGTGCCTGCATACGTTGTTGCCCCAAACATCACCATTAGCGTCAGTACACATTAACCTGTGTTTGGCTACTCCAGTTTCTGCTACTTTACTAGATGAAGTAACTAACTAAAGAACtcagatctctctcttcttcttctttctcaagTTTCAAAGCATAATAAACAAGAAAAGTAATCCAAATTGATACAAACTAATGTCTGCAACCGATCAATGAAACCTAATTTACGTTTAATCGTTCAGAGATCAAAATGATTTTCTGaaaaagcagagagagagaaaggtacCTTGTTGTGTAGGTTGGTCGGAGAAGAGCGCAGGTGTCGATGATCTCGGCGGACAATAGCAGGTCGTGGTGGTTACCGGTAACTTCGTAGGACCTCAAGCAAGTGAAAGCCGTCCCAAGCAAGCCTTTATACACGGTTGTGTCCAAGCTCTGTCCACTGTCTCTTCCTCCTCCGCCTTTCCATGTCGCTTCCACCACCTATACAGAGAGCCCAAAATCCATAACATAGACATGAAAAAAGAGCTGACCAGCTTCAATTAATGTTTCAAAATTGCAGAAACTTCGCAAAAGTAGATCTCAAAAACAGAGAAGGAGAGTGAAAAACTTAGAAATAATCTTAAAATGAGAGCAAAGTTGAATTCAAACTCAAACCTGATCTTTCAGAGAAATCGCCGCTTGAAAAAAATTCTCAGCTGGTAGTGAAACGTTCATAGCCGTAAGATCTGCCATGTGGTTCTGATCTAACCGTTCGTTGCAGTCCTCATGACTTTCCTTAGACGGTATTCTCACCACCGAAGACATCTCtccctccctttctctctctctctctctctctctctctctctctctttctttctctgtatcTGATTTTATTCTTTCGTGGTGGAAGTGGAAGAACTTATAAAGGTAGGACCGTAGGAGCATCTAATAGTGCAGTGACAGCTAAGTCACACGAACCACGTGACATGACGTAATGACAATCCGGTAAAAATGTCACCGTTGGTCAATCCAAATGAAGAGGATAATTCTCCACCGTTGATTAGTTGGAAAATCACTTCTTTGTTTCGTGGTTCTATTATTGTCGGTTAATGCGGATTTGGAACACGAGGACATGACACTAAAACGTTTTTTGTTGGTTATGTAAATGATATATATTATCATGGGACCCACTATTTTAAGGCCTATGGCTTAAATATACGGGACATGTAACACCATAGTGTATTCTCTAAACAGAATATTCTCAACCACTGAAATATCTATACCCAAAGACGGTTATGATAAAATAGTTCCCAGTCATCATTAGGGAATCGATCGGTTTGGGTCAGTTTCAGTCTGGGTCTTAATCAGACCTAGACACATGAGGTCACGTAAGGGGGTTTCTGTCAATTTCAATTGCGGTCCAGTTTCAAATTTTTCCATAATACCCACTGCAACATCAGAGATCCTTAAAATCGTTAAGAGATATGGTAGGGCTTTATTGTGCCATTAGTCATTTTATGGTGCAAAAATGAGTTGTTATGATTTGactactaaaataaaatagcCCTTCTGGGCCCTATTAGTAGAGGTTGCATTCATTTATTGGTCACATCAAGATTCTAAGAAATAATACCAACTAGAGAGATCATTGAAGATTTTGTGTGGAATGGTTCTCAAAATCTGAATGAATTGGGAAAATCAGACAGCCCTAATCGAACCAAATCGGAGCTTATTGGATTGTCTTTAGATTGGGGTATTGTGAGATTCAACTCGATTTGAACCACACCAAAATCAATTCGAAACTAACAAAAATTTGAAAAGCAACTcgaaaattatttaaaaaaaaaaaaaaaaacaaacagaaaCATAAACATAGTTTTCCATAATTTTGGATATATAGATCAGAACAAATCTGAtatcaaaccaataaaaaaaatcaaatcaaattgaaccaaccgattgacactcGTTAGAAGAAGACAGAGAGCACTTAAAGAAGTCTGTACAAGTTTCTTTCTAGATGAATGGAAATTAAATACTACCGTTAATTAACTAGTCTATCTACACCAAACTATCCATTTCACGTAACGTaactattttattaattttattatgCATTATATCAATAGGTTGTGGTTGTCCTCTTAGGTTTTCATCATTTAAAAGTGTTTGCGACAAATCTAGGGACAAAATTGTATACTCTGTTTATATGATCACTGTATCATTTATATTGTGGAATGATGATTCCAAGACAAAAGTGTGAATGTATATACATGTATACATTGGATTAGATCACATGAGAATTTTAAGTGATGTATTGTTGGATGTTTAAACAATAAGATATTACGAGAGTCCCTTGACCTGATCATGGGTCTTCTTTTTAGCAGCCAGACATCATTGATTTTGTGTACCAACATTTTATGACTCTCAAATTATATATCGGTGCATCGAATTCATGGTGTTGGATTGtgtatgaaaaaatattttcaacttggaatccaattttttgtaatgaagaatatCAAAGAGAGTTTGTCGGTACATGATTGGATGAATCCAAATCTGATGGCATATTTCCCAATATCTATATCATCTCTTGTTTGCAGACTGTAATGGAACCTTGTTCCTTGTGATGGTTTAGGATGGCAATATTAATTTTTACCATGCCTTTGACCATTATATGATGTTGTTTAAGTGGAGGGAATTGAGagtaattaattattattttggaaaaaGAATTATTTTACTTTTGATGCATGTATTGATAAATGtctttatcttagatgtggatATCCCAATAGGATTTTACCTCTTCCCTATTTTGGTAAGATGAGATTCTCTAGTGGCTAGTCATTAGAATTATCcttgaatgagagagagagagagagagagagagagagagagagagagagtatcatTTATTGGCCGTCCAAACTAGACTAGCCAGGGCAAGACGGAGCCGAGCCCAGTATTCTGGTTTTTGGTGTTTCAAACAAGTTTTGGGCTGGCTTAtaaacaaattttattttattttatttatttatttatttttctgatagGTAAGAAAAGttatattagaaagaaaaaagaaaaaacaatataaGGCGATCATTTCCCCTATTAGACAGGCCTAAGGAAAGGAGAGCAGCTCCTAAAAAAACAAGTAGGATAGACCCTGCATCACAAAGAAAAATTTGAAAGGAACATTTCTACACTTGGAAAGAAATACTATGAAAGAGTTAAGTAGCTCAATCACGAGAGCGAAGATAGTATAGGGTAATTCTGACGCGACGACTCTTTCGCATAGTGCTTCTCAAAACTGGATGGATCAGGGTTCTGAAGACACCATGACCAAAGTCATCATCATTATTGGTCGACTCTGACTCTTCCTCAAGAAAATCCAATGAACCATCTATATTATCAACTTGATGGGTCATCTCGTGGTTCATCTCGGTCTCTTCTCCTGGAGAGATAACAGTTGTCGTTACATCCCAATTTGAAATGTGAATGAATGACTCTGAATAGGGATCATTTTCTAGATTCAAAGTTTCCATAGACTCTGAATTCTCTTTTGAATCCATCTCATTTTCAGGATTCGAAAATGGCATAGGACAACTCATAAACCTAGGGTGGAggattattattttaattataaaaattcaGTGTTAAATTTCTTATAGCCGGACAATCTAATTGAATAATTTACCTCTATCACAGTAAGATGTATGTTTTCTTTATTcccctctttatttattattatttttttatataggtagggagggaagtaggtaatagTTAGGAGGCTCGAACTTAAGACCGTGGTGAATATGAGATTTTTGTACACCACAACTCCCAAAAtcctctctttattttttatcatcatACAGTGAACAACTCACGAACAACTCACCCTCACTACTTTCTTTTAAACAAATTATTCTTTGACAAAGGATTTTTCTTCACAATAGAGTTCGTTCTAAGTAAGATCAATATATAACTTCACATTTAAGGTTGTATGGGCTATGACTTTTTTGGTTTAAAGTTCAGTAGTTTTTCCGACCAAAATCAAAGTTCgtagtttttcttactttctagATGGTtgaatatttttctatttaagaTATTTAGGGGTATGGCTCTTTTATTGCGCACTAGAAATGAGAGCTCAAAACCAACACCCTTGAGCACCTCGAGACGTGCACCCATTTGTTGGGTTCCATGCTAGGGCATTGGATTTGAGTTGCCGTCTCTATTGTGTAGTAGAAGAGCCATATCAGATATTCAGAgagtttccaaattaaaaaaaatgagagatatTCAAATGAAgttatttttgataaaattactACATTGCCACAAAGTTCACTAACTATGCATGATTTGTAAGTTGAAAAAATTGCCGACTATGATGAAATGAAGTCGAAGAATATGGCAAATAAAAAAAGTTCAGAAAGATAAAGGATAAGCATCCGTACCAAATGGACAACTCTCATGTAACCCACTAATAGATACCTTTATAGGCAGGTCCCCAAAATAACTATTCTCTTTAAGGAAAAATATTTCCAACACGACTCGATTTCAAAACCTTTTCTTTAAGGCAAGAGATTATCCACATGTTGTTTTAATACTTTAAGAATTCACTTTTGATTGGAATTACATGTAGTTGAGGAACACTTTAAAAGATAATTTATAGAGAAAATTCCTCCTCAAAAATGCaaaatttacaagaaaaatTGGCTCTCTCAGCCAAGAGATAAGCCTCCTATAAGAGGTTTGGTAGATGAATCTAAAATCCATAACAAATAATGAAGAGATTGAAATATccttcacattttttattttattatttttttcttttcacttcttgacaaccaaacatagcccaaATAACCTAGCTGCTCATGAGTCATGAGAAGTTGAGGACCAGATAAACACTATTCATTTTCCAGAAAAACCTAGCCCGGAAATAGCAAATTCATATCATCTTAACCGTTCATTCACTCATTCTCCACTGGCATTGACCTCGTCTGGGATCGTAGGATTCATTGTAGGTGGGTCCCTATACTCCAAGAATAGGACACGTGTCACATCTGCCCCAGTAAAGCGATCTTACAGCTTGGTTCATGGGACCGGTCTTGCCAACTACTCgagaaagggaaaaggaaaggaaaccGTGTCTCCCTTTTCATTTCTCTCTGTTGCTTTGCCTCGTCCGTtgtcctcctcctctctcccttcACGAACGACTGAAACtaaccctttctctctctctctagctctctGCGACCACAGAGATCTCATCAATGGCGGCCGCTGCAGCGCTTCCCTCTCCTCGCGAGGAGAATGTTTACATGGCGAAACTCGCGGAACAGGCCGAGCGGTACGAAGAAATGGTTGAGTTCATGGAGAAAGTCACGGCCACTGCGGAATCTGAGGAGCTCACCGTTGAGGAGAGAAACCTTCTCTCCGTTGCTTACAAGAACGTAATTGGTGCTCGCCGTGCTTCTTGGCGTATTATCTCTTCGATCGAGCAGAAGGAAGAGAGCCGCGGTAACGAGGACCACGTTGCCACGATCCGTGACTACAGATCTAAGATCGAGTCCGAGCTTTCTTCGATCTGTGATGGAATCTTGCGTCTCCTTGATTCTAGACTTATTCCTTCCGCCGCCGCTGGTGATTCCAAGGTCTTTTACCTCAAGATGAAGGGCGATTACCATCGCTATCTTGCTGAGTTTAAGACTGGTGCGGAGCGCAAAGAGGCCGCTGAGAGCACCCTCGCTGCTTATAAGTCTGCTCAGGTTAGTTCCTCTCAACGAGTCTAGGTTTAGGATGTGGTTTCATTTCTGTTTCGTCTTTGTTATCCAGTTTTGCAGCTTTgaagttagggttttgatcggCCTCCATTTCTTCCCTTGTTTTTTAGGAGAGTGAAGGAGATTGAATAAGTGATCTTTTAATTAGATTTTCTTATtcatttatttccttctttatttccgtcttttttatttttcaaggcTTCGAtatgttagggttttggggattTCGTATTTTCTTCCTAGATAAAtatttaagttattttttttattattttaatattttacatttatcatcaaaagattatatatatatatatatatatatatctttaacGATTGTGGGTTCGCattagatttcatttcttttttttgctttatttttcatACCATACGATCTccatttcttgttttttggtcAGCGGTTATGTGTAGTTTGCGTTCGCAGGATATTGCAATTGCAGAGCTTGCTCCAACCCATCCGATCCGGCTAGGACTGGCTCTTAACTTCTCCGTTTTCTACTACGAGATCTTGAACTCTCCTGATCGAGCCTGTAATCTTGCCAAGCAGGTGAGGGAACTAAAACGGGAAATTTACATCTTTCCATAacttctctttcatttgttgATAATTTTGATATCAGAACTAAACTGATTtctttttgaagggtttttgttgtAGACAAACTGGAAGTGTTTTAAGTTTAATTTTCTCTTGTAGCCTTTTTTTTCCCTGGGTATTAACATGATGTATTGTCGTCAGAGATCTGTACACTGTTGAGATTCAAACATTGCTTATCCTTGTTTGCTTTTCTTGTTTGTAAATTTGAGTAGGCATTTGATGAAGCCATTGCGGAGCTGGATACACTAGGAGAGGAGTCCTACAAAGATAGCACTCTGATAATGCAGCTGCTTCGCGACAACCTTACATTATGGACATCAGACATGCAGGTATGGATCATGGATGGGATCTGTGTTTGAATGTTTATCATTCTGATTCTTGTTTCTtgatacaacaacaactcagccttatcccaactaaatggggtgggcttctttgtttgtttcttgttcttctgtctCTAAGTTGAATGGATTTCTGGTTTGAATTTAGGATGATGGAGCTGATGAGATTAAAGAAGCACCTAAGCGTGAGGAGGAACAACAGTGAAGTAATTAAACTTTCAGATTTTTATCTCTTCTCCATTTGTTTTTTAGAGGGGAGAAGGGGGCTTGGTGCCATCTTCTATATGAGTTTTTTAGTTCTATCTTTGAGGTACCGAGTTGCTAGTTTGTGTTTTCGTCTTTGATATGTTT includes the following:
- the LOC122072714 gene encoding lanC-like protein GCL1; amino-acid sequence: MSSVVRIPSKESHEDCNERLDQNHMADLTAMNVSLPAENFFQAAISLKDQVVEATWKGGGGRDSGQSLDTTVYKGLLGTAFTCLRSYEVTGNHHDLLLSAEIIDTCALLRPTYTTRHPTFLCGRGGVYALGAVVANYRGDPQRRDYFVNLFLEVAQERALPSGPDEGGFGMPYELLHGRAGFLWAALFINVHFGQETLPMDLLMPVVEAVLAGGRAGASDTTACPLMFRWHGTRYWGAAHGLAGILQVLLHFPLSSEDAEDVKGTLRYMMRNRSPHSGNYPSSEGNPRDKLVQWSHGATGIAITLCKAAQVFSSDREFRDAAIEAGEVVWKSGLVRKVGLADGVSGNAYAFLSLYRLTGESIYEERAKAFSSFLYHNASKLVTADHLYGADHAYSLFEGLAGTACLWFDMVSPESSKFPGFEL
- the LOC122074872 gene encoding 14-3-3-like protein — translated: MAAAAALPSPREENVYMAKLAEQAERYEEMVEFMEKVTATAESEELTVEERNLLSVAYKNVIGARRASWRIISSIEQKEESRGNEDHVATIRDYRSKIESELSSICDGILRLLDSRLIPSAAAGDSKVFYLKMKGDYHRYLAEFKTGAERKEAAESTLAAYKSAQDIAIAELAPTHPIRLGLALNFSVFYYEILNSPDRACNLAKQAFDEAIAELDTLGEESYKDSTLIMQLLRDNLTLWTSDMQDDGADEIKEAPKREEEQQ